The following DNA comes from Legionella sp. PATHC032.
TCTGTTGTTATTCTTACCTTATTAGAGTTATCCATGTCAGTTTGATTGGTGATGGTTTTCTCATGATTATCATCTTTTTTTGCCCACAACTTTGCTGGATTTTCTCGTAATATTTCAGAAGGTGACTTAACTTTCATATCATGAAACACAGTAGAATATGAGTTATTTTTGCTATCAATCAGATCTATTTTCAAATCCTCAGATTTTGATTGTTTTTGTTCCTTTTTTTTCAGTCTTGAAACGGAGTCATATGTAAACATACTTGATAGGATATCCCTTAAAAATTTACCAATTCCTTCTTTTATGAATTCTCCTAAGACACTTAAATATGAACCAATTTTTGAGAGTATACTCTCAAAAAAGTAAGATTCTGTTTGTCTTGTTGTTGAAGACTTGTTCTCTTGTTTTTCCTTCTCTTGCTGACGTTCTTTTCTTGTTTTTTTAATTTGAGAGGGTTGAAGCAATGCGTCTTGATTTTTCGGATTGATTTGTTTTAGCTCAATTATTAGGTTTTTCTTTTTATTGTAAGCATCGCCTGCTTTGTCAAGGTATCTAAATATATTAAGATTCATCTCTTGTTCAGCTTCTGTTCTTAGATAAAAGAAATGAGCCTCGGGCAATCCTTTAGCACCAACTTCGGGATGGAATTGTGTGGTTATAATCGGAACACCAAACTCTGATTCTGCTGCTTCAATGGATTCATTATCACTTGCAGTACCTGTATGTTGAAAGCCCGCTGCTAATTTGGAAACAATTTGCTCATGCGCGCCAAAAAACTCCGTTTCATAATGAGGGGAAGTAAGAGAATGAGAATCTTCTAATCCATTTAAACTCGTTTTTATATTTTGTAGTTCTGTTTTTAATTGATGATACTCGCCTATTTCTTCTACTAATTCTCTTAAATCAAATAACTCTTCTTCTATATTTAATCCAGTCAACTTTAATAAAAGCTGCACTTCAGATTTATCTAATTCTTCTAATTTTCCTAATGCATCTAATTTACCTGCTTCCTGTACTAGGTTTAATTTTTCCAATGCACGTATTTTTTCTGATAATCTATTATATTGGTTCATTCTTTCATTAAATGCTTTTCTGGCTGTATCCATTTCTTTCTGGACTTGTTTTCCACCAATAATTTGAGCTATTAATGAACTCTTATGCAGTTTGATTGCATCATAATTCATGACTTTTTGTATATTTAATTTGTCAGAATTTAAATCGCATATTTCTCCACCGCCATATACTGCAATGAC
Coding sequences within:
- the ceg34 gene encoding Dot/Icm T4SS effector Ceg34; this encodes MLMIMARVIVTYSPEVGGSSVLSLKESFRHVGSEVIDGDYRKMMEDIPKEAFDKLYSTKEGRQRLFAHAKAKAMELLKNVDVLALSGNNSMIDPELFNQARDPDQNYDFSRTIAELALVHVATEKGIPILGVCGGHQVIAVYGGGEICDLNSDKLNIQKVMNYDAIKLHKSSLIAQIIGGKQVQKEMDTARKAFNERMNQYNRLSEKIRALEKLNLVQEAGKLDALGKLEELDKSEVQLLLKLTGLNIEEELFDLRELVEEIGEYHQLKTELQNIKTSLNGLEDSHSLTSPHYETEFFGAHEQIVSKLAAGFQHTGTASDNESIEAAESEFGVPIITTQFHPEVGAKGLPEAHFFYLRTEAEQEMNLNIFRYLDKAGDAYNKKKNLIIELKQINPKNQDALLQPSQIKKTRKERQQEKEKQENKSSTTRQTESYFFESILSKIGSYLSVLGEFIKEGIGKFLRDILSSMFTYDSVSRLKKKEQKQSKSEDLKIDLIDSKNNSYSTVFHDMKVKSPSEILRENPAKLWAKKDDNHEKTITNQTDMDNSNKVRITTELVQEEVGQEFDENHTSFYRNNL